From Streptomyces cyaneogriseus subsp. noncyanogenus, the proteins below share one genomic window:
- a CDS encoding MurR/RpiR family transcriptional regulator, translated as MRSPQQARAQASAITSGKTAPAAEPSATSQLRTLFDRPRLSPGQRRIAQYLIDHLTEAALLSITELAERVGVSQPSVTRFASAVGFSGYPALRERLQSIALGTRAGGPPEENQGNELQAAVDAEMENLENLRRDLADPDRVIAVGRALSRSAPLTVLGLRISVSLAEYFAYAARRIHPDVRLVTVGGSVAYDALLQSREAGGTWVLAFSMPRHARETLTAVRVARRAGLRVALITDLALGPVADEADVTFATGTGSRLVFDSYAAPGVMCAALLQAMTDADPERTQARLEKYERVADQHEFFLKD; from the coding sequence GTGCGATCGCCGCAGCAGGCTCGCGCACAGGCATCAGCGATCACCTCGGGAAAGACCGCCCCGGCAGCGGAGCCCTCCGCGACCTCCCAGCTCAGGACGTTGTTCGACCGGCCCCGGCTCTCTCCGGGCCAGCGGCGCATCGCCCAGTATCTGATCGACCACCTCACCGAGGCCGCGCTCTTGTCCATCACGGAACTGGCCGAGCGGGTCGGCGTGAGCCAGCCCTCCGTGACCCGCTTCGCCTCCGCCGTGGGCTTCAGCGGCTACCCCGCGCTGCGGGAGCGGCTCCAGTCGATCGCGCTCGGCACCCGCGCGGGCGGCCCGCCCGAGGAGAACCAGGGCAACGAACTGCAGGCGGCGGTCGACGCCGAGATGGAGAACCTGGAGAACCTGCGCCGGGACCTCGCCGACCCCGACCGGGTCATCGCCGTGGGCCGCGCGCTGTCGAGGTCGGCACCACTGACCGTGCTCGGGCTGCGCATCTCCGTCTCGCTCGCCGAGTACTTCGCCTACGCCGCCCGCCGTATCCACCCCGACGTGCGCCTGGTGACCGTCGGCGGCAGCGTCGCCTACGACGCCCTGCTCCAGTCCCGGGAGGCGGGTGGCACCTGGGTGCTGGCGTTCTCCATGCCCCGGCACGCCCGGGAGACCCTCACCGCCGTACGGGTCGCGCGCCGGGCCGGGCTGAGGGTCGCCCTGATCACCGACCTGGCGCTCGGCCCGGTGGCCGACGAGGCCGACGTCACCTTCGCCACCGGCACCGGCTCCCGACTGGTGTTCGACTCCTATGCCGCGCCGGGTGTGATGTGCGCGGCGCTGCTGCAAGCCATGACCGACGCCGATCCCGAGCGGACGCAGGCACGGCTGGAGAAGTACGAGCGGGTCGCCGACCAGCACGAGTTCTTCCTCAAGGACTGA
- a CDS encoding DUF3662 domain-containing protein, protein MSALSAFEQALENGWEALWARVLDKEPVELLDALHAECDSHAVVCATGRVLVPNAYDVELADAVHEELTRHGSPVGQALTDSLARHAERHGYEWAGPLTVHVTRSADVPNGRYRVTSRVMPHVSAEGFQHAGQ, encoded by the coding sequence ATGAGCGCACTCAGCGCTTTCGAACAGGCCCTGGAGAACGGATGGGAGGCGCTGTGGGCGCGGGTCCTCGACAAGGAACCCGTCGAACTCCTCGACGCCCTGCACGCCGAGTGCGACAGCCACGCCGTGGTCTGCGCGACGGGCCGGGTGCTGGTCCCCAACGCCTACGACGTCGAACTCGCCGACGCCGTCCACGAGGAGCTGACCCGCCACGGCAGCCCCGTAGGGCAGGCCCTCACCGACAGCCTGGCCCGGCACGCCGAGCGGCACGGCTACGAGTGGGCCGGGCCCCTCACCGTCCACGTCACGCGCTCCGCCGACGTGCCCAACGGCCGCTATCGCGTCACCAGCCGGGTGATGCCCCATGTGAGCGCCGAGGGCTTCCAGCACGCGGGACAGTAG
- a CDS encoding nucleoside/nucleotide kinase family protein, producing MPLTFDDLLARARGLAKDGRRALLGIAGSPGAGKTTLAEHLVRELNGADEPWVAHVPMDGFHLADAELDRLGRRDRKGAPDTFDAAGYAALLRRLREEPGGPDGDVVYAPGFERVLEQPIAGAVPVPPTARLVVTEGNYLLLETGAWARVRSHLDEVWFCETAEEERIRRLVARHEAFGKTHAHAVAWVLGTDQRNADLVAATRSRADLVVPATTLPPARPDA from the coding sequence GTGCCGCTGACTTTCGACGACCTTCTCGCCCGGGCCCGTGGACTGGCGAAGGACGGGCGACGTGCCCTGCTCGGCATCGCGGGCAGTCCCGGCGCGGGCAAGACGACCCTCGCCGAGCACCTGGTGCGGGAGCTGAACGGGGCGGACGAGCCGTGGGTGGCGCACGTCCCCATGGACGGTTTCCACCTCGCCGACGCCGAACTGGACCGGCTCGGGCGCCGGGACCGCAAGGGGGCTCCGGACACGTTCGACGCGGCCGGGTACGCGGCGCTGCTGCGGCGGCTGCGGGAGGAGCCCGGAGGGCCGGACGGCGACGTCGTGTACGCACCCGGTTTCGAACGCGTGCTTGAGCAGCCGATCGCCGGGGCCGTCCCGGTGCCGCCGACGGCGCGGCTGGTGGTGACGGAGGGCAACTACCTGCTGCTGGAGACCGGCGCCTGGGCGCGGGTGCGCTCGCACCTCGACGAGGTGTGGTTCTGCGAGACGGCCGAGGAGGAGCGGATCCGGCGGCTCGTCGCCCGGCACGAGGCGTTCGGCAAGACCCACGCCCACGCCGTGGCGTGGGTGCTCGGAACGGACCAGCGCAACGCCGATCTGGTCGCCGCGACCCGTAGCCGGGCCGACCTCGTGGTGCCCGCGACGACGCTGCCCCCGGCCCGCCCGGACGCATGA
- a CDS encoding beta-phosphoglucomutase family hydrolase, whose product MTTQLGLPEDIQACLFDLDGVVTKTAVVHAAAWKETFDAFLRERDGEDFRPFTDADYDEYVDGRPRADGVRSFLASRGVELPEGSPDDPPDARTVHGVGNRKNTLLLEKIRTQGVEAYDGTLRYIDAVRAQGLRTAIVSSSANTRDVLRSIDAERLFDVRIDGVVAAERKLPGKPRPDTFLAAARDLGVEPSRAAVFEDALAGMDAGRAGRFGYVVGVDRVGQSDALYAHGADRVVRDLAELGGHA is encoded by the coding sequence ATGACGACGCAGCTCGGTCTCCCCGAAGACATCCAGGCCTGCCTCTTCGACCTCGACGGGGTCGTGACCAAGACGGCGGTGGTGCACGCCGCCGCCTGGAAGGAGACGTTCGACGCGTTCCTGCGCGAGCGGGACGGCGAGGACTTCCGGCCCTTCACCGACGCCGACTACGACGAGTACGTCGACGGGCGCCCGCGCGCCGACGGCGTGCGCTCCTTCCTCGCCTCCCGCGGCGTCGAACTGCCGGAGGGAAGTCCCGACGACCCTCCGGACGCGCGGACGGTCCACGGCGTCGGCAACCGCAAGAACACCCTGCTGCTCGAGAAGATCCGCACCCAGGGCGTCGAGGCGTACGACGGCACCCTGCGCTACATCGACGCCGTGCGCGCGCAGGGCCTGCGCACCGCGATCGTCTCCTCCAGCGCCAACACCCGCGACGTGCTGCGCTCCATCGACGCCGAGCGGCTGTTCGACGTGCGGATCGACGGCGTGGTGGCCGCCGAGCGGAAGCTGCCCGGCAAGCCGCGCCCCGACACCTTCCTCGCCGCCGCCCGCGACCTCGGCGTCGAGCCGTCCCGGGCCGCCGTGTTCGAGGACGCCCTGGCCGGCATGGACGCCGGACGCGCGGGGCGTTTCGGCTACGTCGTCGGTGTCGACCGGGTCGGCCAGAGCGACGCCCTGTACGCGCACGGCGCGGACCGCGTGGTGCGGGACCTGGCCGAGCTGGGAGGCCACGCGTGA
- a CDS encoding glycoside hydrolase family 65 protein: MITNRTYAVEPWAVRETELNLDLLAQSESVFALSNGHVGWRGNLDEGEPHGLPGSYLNGVYELHPLPYAEAGYGYPESGQTVINVTNGKVLRLLVDDEPFDLRYGRLVKHERTLDLRRGVLERFCEWTSPAGSTVRVRSTRLVSLTQRAIAAVSYEVEPLDSKTRVVIQSELVANESLPGPNGDPRTAKALKSPLQPEEDMAVGPRLRLVHRTRTSGLRVAVAADHVVDGPEPTSTSSESNTDVARLTVTSVLEPGQRLRVQKTVAHGWSGTRSRPAMSDQVEAALAAAAHSGWDGLVAEQRAYLDDFWGRADVEVDGDEEIQQAVRFGLFHVLQAGARAEQRAIPAKGLTGSGYDGHAFWDTEMFVLPVLTYTAPKAVAEALRWRRDTLPAARDRAAQLGLRGAAFPWRTIDGSEGSAYWPAGTAAFHVNADIAHAAVRYAVATGDADFERDTGLELLVETARLWRSLGHHDHHGTFHIDGVTGPDEYSAIADDNVYTNLMARANLLAAADMCERHPDVAARFGVDDEESAAWRDAAEAVHIPYNHELGVHEQHAGFTRYQRWDFTRTRADQYPLMLHFPYFDLYRKQVIKQADLVLAMYTCGRFFDEYSDEEQVARNFAYYEPLTVRDSSLSACCQAVVAAQTGHLRLAYDYTAEAALMDLADLEHNTRDGLHIASLAGTWMALVAGFGGTRREEDHLSFTPRLPEKFSRLAFRLQFRGRCLRVEIGADRATYTLLSGSPLRIRHHGKTLTVNGDGPVTRAIPASKPRPAPEQPPHRRPNAR; the protein is encoded by the coding sequence GTGATCACCAACCGGACGTACGCGGTCGAGCCGTGGGCCGTGCGCGAGACCGAGCTCAACCTCGACCTGCTCGCCCAAAGCGAGTCCGTCTTCGCCCTGTCCAACGGGCATGTCGGCTGGCGCGGCAACCTCGACGAGGGCGAACCGCACGGACTGCCCGGCAGCTACCTCAACGGCGTGTACGAACTGCACCCGCTGCCGTACGCCGAGGCCGGCTACGGCTATCCCGAGTCCGGCCAGACGGTCATCAACGTCACCAACGGCAAGGTGCTGCGCCTCCTCGTCGACGACGAGCCCTTCGACCTGCGCTACGGACGGCTCGTCAAGCACGAGCGCACCCTGGACCTGCGCCGCGGCGTGCTCGAACGGTTCTGCGAGTGGACCTCTCCGGCCGGGTCCACGGTCCGCGTGCGCTCCACCCGGCTGGTCTCGCTCACCCAGCGGGCGATCGCCGCCGTGTCCTACGAGGTCGAGCCCCTCGACAGCAAGACCCGGGTGGTGATCCAGTCGGAACTGGTCGCCAACGAGAGCCTGCCCGGCCCGAACGGCGACCCGCGCACCGCGAAGGCCCTGAAATCCCCGTTGCAACCGGAGGAGGACATGGCGGTCGGTCCCCGGCTGCGCCTGGTGCACCGCACCCGCACCAGCGGCCTCAGGGTCGCCGTCGCCGCCGACCACGTCGTCGACGGGCCCGAGCCGACCAGCACCAGCAGCGAGAGCAACACCGACGTGGCCCGGCTGACCGTCACCTCCGTGCTGGAGCCCGGACAGCGGCTGCGGGTGCAGAAGACCGTCGCCCACGGCTGGTCCGGGACCCGCTCCCGGCCCGCGATGAGCGACCAGGTCGAGGCCGCCCTCGCCGCGGCGGCCCACAGCGGCTGGGACGGCCTGGTGGCGGAACAGCGGGCCTACCTCGACGACTTCTGGGGCCGGGCGGACGTCGAGGTCGACGGCGACGAGGAGATCCAGCAGGCCGTCCGCTTCGGCCTCTTCCACGTGCTCCAGGCCGGCGCCCGCGCCGAGCAGCGGGCGATCCCCGCCAAGGGACTGACCGGCTCCGGCTACGACGGGCACGCCTTCTGGGACACCGAGATGTTCGTGCTGCCCGTGCTCACCTACACCGCGCCCAAGGCCGTCGCCGAGGCCCTGCGCTGGCGCCGGGACACCCTGCCCGCCGCCCGGGACCGCGCGGCCCAGCTCGGCCTGCGCGGAGCCGCCTTCCCCTGGCGCACGATCGACGGCTCCGAGGGCTCCGCCTACTGGCCGGCCGGCACCGCCGCCTTCCACGTCAACGCCGACATCGCGCACGCCGCGGTGCGCTACGCGGTGGCCACCGGCGACGCCGACTTCGAACGCGACACCGGCTTGGAGCTGCTGGTGGAGACGGCCCGCCTGTGGCGCTCCCTGGGCCACCACGACCACCACGGCACCTTCCACATCGACGGCGTCACCGGCCCCGACGAGTACAGCGCCATCGCCGACGACAACGTGTACACCAACCTCATGGCGCGGGCGAACCTGCTGGCCGCCGCCGACATGTGTGAACGCCACCCCGACGTGGCGGCCCGGTTCGGCGTCGACGACGAGGAGAGCGCCGCCTGGCGGGACGCCGCCGAGGCCGTGCACATCCCCTACAACCACGAACTCGGCGTCCACGAGCAGCACGCCGGCTTCACCCGCTACCAGCGCTGGGACTTCACCCGCACCCGGGCGGACCAGTACCCGCTGATGCTGCACTTCCCCTACTTCGACCTCTACCGCAAACAGGTGATCAAACAGGCCGACCTCGTCCTGGCCATGTACACCTGCGGCCGCTTCTTCGACGAGTACAGCGACGAGGAGCAGGTCGCCCGCAACTTCGCCTACTACGAGCCGCTGACCGTACGGGACTCCTCCCTGTCGGCCTGCTGCCAGGCCGTGGTCGCCGCCCAGACCGGCCATCTGCGCCTGGCCTACGACTACACCGCCGAGGCCGCCCTGATGGACCTGGCCGACCTGGAGCACAACACCCGGGACGGGCTGCACATCGCCTCGCTGGCCGGCACGTGGATGGCGCTGGTCGCCGGGTTCGGCGGCACCCGCCGCGAGGAGGATCACCTCTCCTTCACCCCACGCCTGCCGGAGAAGTTCAGCCGCCTGGCCTTCCGGCTCCAGTTCCGGGGCCGGTGCCTGCGCGTGGAGATCGGCGCCGACCGGGCCACCTACACCCTGCTGTCCGGCTCCCCCCTGAGGATCCGTCACCACGGGAAGACCCTGACGGTGAACGGTGACGGCCCCGTCACCCGCGCCATCCCCGCGTCGAAGCCGCGCCCGGCACCCGAACAGCCCCCGCACCGACGGCCGAACGCCCGCTGA